The nucleotide window gtgcaaggtcctgggttcggtcctcagctctgggggtggggggtggggtagagggtTGTTTAATGCTCGGAAGTAAAGAAAAGGTTAACAGAGCTGATTACATGAACTCTAAAATTTCTGTACACCTAAAACCCGGACAAAGAAGTCGAAGGATGTGCTGCACAGTGTGGGAGAAGTCACAGCGCGGTGGCACGTGCTCACACAAGCTGGTTGAGGAGGCGTTCGTAGGGGATGGCATGCAGCTGAGTGGTCGAGACGTTGCCTTGCACCggtgagggcctgggtttgagtctcagcaccgTAGAGGGTGAAAGACAACCTCCAGACTAAACCAACCAGACCTTCTATGAGCTGGGCATGCTGCTACACCAGTGCAATCCCAGTttggtggaggctgaggcaggaggaacgcTCTGACTCTGAGGCAGCTTGAGCTACATACTAAGGctctgtgtcaaaaacaaacaaacaaacaaacaaaacctaaatgGCGGCtcttgcttgtaatcccaggacttgggaggtggcaATTACAGGATccgaagttcaaggccatcttgaaCCCATCACAGTAggcttgaggccaggctgggttacATGAAACCCATTCTCAAAATGACCCCCcccacaacaaaacccaaaccaaaacaaatcaaataaataaaaatgcagaagGAACCCATTGTGATACTCAGTAAGTTAACCAACAGAGAACACTTACAGATGGAGATACTTAGTGAGGAAATAAGAGATAGCCCTCtcaataaaatgtataatttattaaTGACTGGGGAACGAAAACCATTTATTTTGCTCACAGAATATCACAACAACATCTTCcgttgttgagacagagtctcactatgtagctctggctgtcctggaactcactatgtagatcaggctgtattcaaactcacaaaaaccctcctgcctccgtctcccaagggctgggattaaaggcttgaaccaCAGTGCTCTAAAGAATGAGAATACCCAAAGCTGGCATGAGTAATTCAGCAaggcttgcttatttgtttatcgTTTGTTGTGCTGAGGACCCAGGCCCCTGCaaatgctaggcaggtgctctgttacagagctacaccctcagcctgCGAGAGGTCCTTCTTGTGCACACTAACACCTTATTGGGGGGCAGCATGGCATCTTGTAATGTTGGTATGTgtattaaaagatttttaaaaaggggttgacgagagggctcagtggtttagagagcataccgctcttccagaggactgacagtgggcaggtcacaactgcctgtaactccatctctggagggtctgacatcctcttctggccttctcagactCCTGTATACACGTAGCACACGCAAATgctcacacaaacaaaaataaaaacatttttttttcttttttttttaagacttaaaaGTGTTTGggcaggctggagaaatggttccgTGGTTAAGATCTTGCACTtgttgctttcccagaggacccaggtttggtttccggtacccacatggtggcttatcaCCATCCATCcttctggttccaggggatctgatgctctcttctggcctaaGAGGGCATTCATATATGTgcctcatacacatacacaaataaaaataagccttaaaaaaagattaaagcaggcacagtggcacatgcctttaattcctgcacttgggaggcagaggtaggtggatctctgagtttgagtccagcctggtctacagagtgagtttcaggatagctggggccacacagaaactctgtctcaaaaaccaaaaggacAAAAGTTTAGCTTTCAAGTCCCAATAATTTGTATCTGGGAACATATCATAATAGAATGATACTTTTAGAAAAGCTATCTGCCTAAggacattttaatattaatttaaaatcaatatatgagaaaaatctgttgagaatataaaataatattttaaagtggaaataagctaaaaaaaacaacagagaaacaatTGCACATATCTTGGTTGTATCCACTTGATGGATTGTCAATGTATATACTTTAAATGATGATCATAAACACTAGCAAACGACAGAGTTGGAACAGAAGCATCTCAGGTGAAGGATgattttgcctcttttttttttttttttggtttttcaagacaggatttctctgtgtagttttggtgcctgtcctggatcttgctttgtagaccaggctggccttgaactcacagagatctgcctgcttctgcctcccgagggctgggactaaaggcgtgcaccaccactgactggcaatttcctccattttaaaagaataaacagatTCTTCAGAATTCGAGTTGCTTTTTTTCCCTGTAGTCTCCAAagagtttgtgtgtgagtgtgtgtgttcatgtacacaaGTGCtcacaagtgtgcatgtgcatatgaaaacgagggagaaaagaagagctAGGGAGTGAGAAGTTGTTTAGAATTGAATggaactacaacaacaacaacaaacaaacaaacaaaaaaaacccaaaaaacccagGACAGGATCTTGGAATGTTTGCTGTGTCAGGATGGGGAGACTAGAAGCAGACCATCCCTGCCATCTGTGAATTGACAATCTGGCAGCTAAAGGAGATTATGTGCAGGGGATTATGCTATGCATTGTAAATTTCAGAGAAGGATGTCTAAGTGAAGGCCTTCTGGGAGAGGTGAGGACTGGGGTAGCCACTGAAGGCCTTCTGGGAGAGGTGAGGACTGGGGTAGCCACTGAAGGCCTTCTGGGAGAGGTGAGGACTGGGGTAGCCACTGAAGGCCTTCTGGGAGAGGTGAGGACTGGGGTAGCCACTGAAGGCCTTCTGGGAGAGTGCTGCAAGCCACAGAATACATTATAGAGATTCAGTTGTGTataataaagctatacctagaaaagtCCAGGAATTTTTCTagagggaagccatttatcagggagtatttggtgttattcggcttttaatatatcagctgtcttctgctatgaattaCTTGTGTGCTCATGTACTACTAGGCTATATGGCAAACAGcataagcttctcagacctactgctgatccactaggtaacacccctacaGAGCCTGGGAGACGGGTgggctgtagatgcatagctttgtttcttgtgctaatgaggctcagaccatccctttccttcaggcctagtggcattgcagagctattgactcaggacaatagggctttttttttttttttttttttttttttcataaccaggtgcagtaaagactggagcagaattcctggTCCAGGCAGAGTCGCATGGCTGGAGGATAAAGGAGAAGGCAGAGTTTTTGTAGAGTGTGGCTCAGGCTGAGGGGTGAGGAGCAAGGAAAAGTTTTTGTAGATTGTAGGTGGATTGGGTCAGatcaggaggaaaggaaggaaagatggaggatggagaaaCGGGGGATGAGGATGAGACCAAAAGAACAAGAGCTGAGTTATGACTAGGGCTATGAGAGGACAGAAaacaaagggacagagaggagctgagtgtcagaacagagctgaagctgtgtagacagaagtTTGTTATAGAGAAATAAGAAAGACGTAAGAAACTGGTGTGCATAGATTCTTTCCCCTCAGATAACCCTGTGCTGGATGTAgcgtcttccccaggactctggaaaggattttctcagggctggggaaatTCCTACAGGAAAGGTGATTATTAAAAATGCAGACCTTTGGAGTAGATCCCACTAAGATGGATGGAACACGACGCAGGTCCTGATTGGAGGTGCTGTGTGAGTCTGCTGTGTGGGTCTGCCCTTCCCACGGCTATGCACTTGCTGATTGCAGGGCCCAggatgctgctgctgtggctgcaaGCTGTTCTGCTGCTGTTAGTCCTGCCCAACCATGCTGAGGTTACCACGGCTGAAGAGCCAGGAGTCCTGGTCCCTCCACCCAAGGAAACTTGTGCAGGTTGGATGGCAGGCATCCCAGGACATCCTGGCCACAATGGGACACCAGGCCGTGATGGCAGAGATGGCACTCCTGGCGAGAAGGGTGAGAAAGGAGACGCAGGTACGAAGGAGCTTGGGCAGAGGGGGGCTTTGCAGGGTGTGTGATACCAGTTGCTAAGGCCTGGACACAGGcaagaagcaaaagaagcaaaacCTTATTTTATGTGGATCATAAGCATCCTGGGGCTTGAGTGATCCTCTTTGAGAGAGACAAGGTGGTGCCTACTGAGCTATCCATGActtcactctctctgcctctacttccctgtGCCTACCCTTGTCCATAGTCCCAATgtattcctcttcttctttcccccTTAACTCTTGATCGACTCATTGGCACTCACCTGGACTTTTAGTGCACTCCTGGAGCACTCTAGCTTTTAGAGAATGCTTGGCTTAGCTGAGAAGACAAGTATACTGGACAAGACTCTGGGCAGTGGTTGCAAGGACACAGTGTCTTCCAACACGCAACCTGCCAGTCTGAACACGTGCAAATGCTGAAGGCATGGGGTACGGGAAAAGTGCACTCAGTGAGGATGTAGATCAATGATCGGGCTGTGCTGAGGAGGCGGGGCTTGAGCCACACCTCAAAGGATGGCTccagaaaacagaggaggaggacatctgGACAGAGGGGACAGAAGGCAGGCACAGTGGTCATTTGGCCCATGCACAAAGGACTTATAGGGCACATGAACTATGGTGGATACTTACAGGAGATACATTTCTGGAAACCTGCTGGGCTATGGGGGACATGGAAAGGTATGAGATGAAGGAATGAATACACGAATGAGTAAATGGATACTTCACGATCAGAATGTGACCCCAACTGACTCCTACTAAGAGCCTCTACCAGGCCAACTCATTCAAGCAAAGAGCAAATGAACCAGAATGTATTATCTAGTGTGAAcgttctaaatattttttttttaaagatttttattatgtatacagaaaagggtgctagatctcattacagatggttgtaagccaccatgtgggtgctgggaattgaactcaggacctctggaagaacagtcagtgctcttaacctctgagccatctctccagcccctctaaatattttttaaaagaattatttatttatttatcatctatacagaagagggtgccagatctcattacagatggttgtgagccaccatatgggtgctgggaattgaactcaggtcctctggaagagcagtaggtgctcttaacctctgagccatctctccagcccacgttCTAAATATTAATCAATTTGCCCACTCATCTTTTCATTCActcataactttaaaaataaggttggagggtctggagagatggcccagaggttaagagcaccgactgctcttccagaggtcctgagttcaattcccagcacccatatggtggctcacaatcatctgtaatgagatctggcaccctcttctgtgtacataatcaatcaatcaatcaatcaatcaatcaatctttaaaaaaataaggttggAGAGATAAACTTATGTGAGCCCATCAGGCTGTGGAGGGTGTGGAAAGTGGAGATGGCATCCTTCCGTGTCCTGTCAAATGGGTTGTGGGTGGAGGCCCTGGAACCAGCCTGGGCAGCTCTGTTCCCGGCAGTCACAGAGCTCTTCTCACTTTCCAGGTCTTCTTGGTCCTAAGGGGGAGACAGGAGATGTCGGAGTGACAGGAGCTGAGGGGCCCCGAGGCTTTCCCGGAATCCCCGGCAGGAAAGGAGAGCCCGGAGAAGGTGCTTATGTGTACCGCTCAGCGTTCAGCGTGGGGCTGGAGACCGGAGTCACTGTCCCCAATGTTCCCATCCGCTTTACTAAGATCTTCTACAACCAACAGAACCATTACGACAGTAGCACTGGGAAATTCTACTGCAACATTCCAGGGCTCTACTATTTCTCCTACCATATCACGGTGTACATGAAAGACGTGAAGGTGAGTCTCTTCAAGAAGGACAAGGCTGTTCTCTTCACCTATGACCAGTATCAGGAGAAGAACGTGGATCAGGCCTCCGGCTCTGTGCTCCTCCACCTGGAGGTGGGCGACCAAGTCTGGCTCCAGGTGTATGGAGATGGGGATCATAGCGGACTCTATGCAGATAATGTCAATGACTGTACCTTCACGGGCTTCCTTCTGTACCATGACACCAACTGATTGCAGCTAACTCAGAGCTTCCCCATAGCCCAAGCACCCCGAGAATCAAATAACAGCCCACAAGCTTCCAGCATAGCTCGAAAGATTGATTTTTATGGTTTAGTTTGAGGGTTCTGAATATTAGCCAcacatgtattcattcattcatgaaatGACTTCATAAAAAATCTTTTCTGGGCTCCTAgtccagaaaaagaaacattcctTGGTCTTCACAACTCTTACATAGTAGCAATAATAGAATGAAAATAACGTTTAAGGGAGGAGTTTCACCACACCTTCACTGACTATAAGGAAGTAGACAACGCTATTTTGTGTCCAGTCTCTCTTGACGTTCACACAGATCCTGTAAGGTACACATGAAATACACGATCTCCTCTCTTCACAGCTGGAGTCTTTAGGATGTGTTTATGAATGTCTAAAGTCCTACACTTATTAAAATGGCAGAGCTAAAAGTGAAGGCCAGAGCATGGTCTGTTCCCATTGGATGGGACCATTTTTCAAAAGCACATGCTTGTTTAAAGTGTTGGTAGAGGTCTCTGTCCACCTCATCTGAGGGTCGCAGTTGACATCCATCAAGACTTCTCTCCAGTAGAGCTCTCTCAGAGAAGGTGGTCCTAAGTCGATGTCCTAGTGCAGCTGGACTGATACTCATTCGCTCCTTCCCTACTCTGCGCATGCGCTCCTCTGTGTCCACGCTCCTGCGCTTCCTTCCAGCTGGGGAAACCTCTACCACCTTCACGtgtccatccccccccccatccctcaaGGCCACCCGGAGAGGAGATTTTCTGATGTGATCTCAATCCAACTCCCTCTGTGTTTTTCCACAGATGAAAGTCTGTGTGTGAGACGTGTTCTCCTCAGACTAGGAGAAATTGCCTGTTAAGACTGAGCGTCCTCTCCCTGCGCCCCCTTCCCCCAATCCTCTGAAGGTCCTTGACAATTGCTTAAGAAAGGACAGTCTCCTGAATCCCATTTATACCCATAATTTACTTCAGTTCAGTTTCTACAATACTCATTCTTATCCAAAGAGCCATCTCATTTAGGAACACAGTGGTTTTAGTAACCCAGTCCCACTGTTCAAATGGATAGCATCATCCTTTCTTACTGAGGTGAAGGATGGCTGTGCTTTCCACAACACCCGCAGAATTATCCCTCAGACTGTTGTAGCCGAATCTCCAGACCCTTGagtaagaccaccacagagctgatatctgatgcaaaacacacaggggtttattgataacaagcaagcccgggcttggtccttggtccatgtccaacactcaacacagtgggtggaggaggatggccctgagctctcagggtgagggctttttaaaaggaaaaactgcAAACAGGGTTGTACAAACCTTGGTATCATATGATTGGATGAGGGTGTGTAATCTTTGAATTTACTGgctgggggttacagttatcattttgggggcaggcctggacaagtcccaggctctgtccttgagctatcatggaggctggctggcctcacacgtTCACACTGAcacatgcacgtagctctaagttggtgaggggtcccagacagtaaacaactggctgaaccttgagtggtcagagtacgtgcagaaatggagctactgcaaggactatgtcttggccctctcagaaactgcttgctcaagtctcaggaaactgaaattgaggcctgatctctgagagaagactgagcagccttttatggtgtctgcttggtcctttcaaaacAAGTCATTTGAGCCTGAAACCCAAAGCACAGAGGAATTTGCCTCCTTCTTTCCATGAGCACCGACAAGGTGGGGGAAGAGACGGCACCCCTGAATTGATCTTGTTTTCCGAGACTTACAggtggaagggctggagagatggctttgtgcttccgagcatttgctgttctcatagaggacttgggttccgatgccagcagccacactggacagctcagcagccacactggacagctcacagctacctataacttcagttccgggggatcccatgtccttttctggtttctgtaggcactgcatgcacgtggtgctCTTGAATAagctcaggcacacacatatgcacataatataGACCAACAAATAAACCTTAAAACACAGGCGGTTCTCTATAAGAGGCAAAGTCCTTTGATAACTCTGCCATAGGAGCTGGTTAAATACACTTGGCCCGAGACCTTGGTTAGTGCTGGCCTTTGAAGGACCACCTTGACACAAACTGCCCGGCTCTCAGTGTGTGTTAAGGATGTGAGTAGGCCTCCCTGGCTTCCCCATCATGAAGTCCTACAGTCCTTTGTTCCTTCTATCTGTGAGCAGCAGGCCTGTGCAGCCCCTGGGCAGCCATGCGTGACTGAATTAAAGATGGTACTTGGAATCAACCTAGACCTTTCACACACTACTCAAGTGCTCACCACTCAAGCTCTGAATCTGGGTATTTAAAAACTGATCCGTAAAGCCAAGAGATgtttgaaaactgaaaaacaaaagtcCATGCAAATGTTGCTTTGTTTTCAAGTTTATGTTCTGGATGATTCCCTTTGGTAAGGATGCTGGGGCTTTGTCCTTTAAAGTGCTTGCTTATTGCCATTTTCTGCAAATAAAGGTCCACTCCAGTGTTGCAAGTAAAACTATGCTATGCAccacttctctttttatttctggaGGAACATTTGGGATCAAGAGAAGGATAAACAGTATTAGGACTCAATGTTGCAAGTGGCGGAATACCCAACCTCAGACAAGgcaggcaaaaaataaaaacatggcacTCGACTGGGACCCAGGAACACTATGTGTGTGCTCCTTCCCCTCCCCGATTCTGCTCCCTCCTGAGTGGTTAGAGTCGCTGCTGCCTGTCCGACTCAGTCTCTCCCCCTAGCTCACCACCATCCCCTTCAGCTGCCATCCTTGCCATCCTTGTCCGGAGCCACAGTGCCCCTAGTTcggcctctgcctttcttcatgGAGCTGGACCCCAAATCCTCCAGCTGGACCCCAACTCCAGAGTcagttcccttccccctcccactaACCCAtcacccaccccccaaccctctGCATCAGTCTATGACTGTTGggcctgaacccagagctccaaTCAGAATTTCAGATCCGGGACTAGGGACAGTCGGAAGCTTAAAATCCAGAGTGACCCAAGACTGAAAACCAAGCATCATTCTGGGCCACAACCTGCCAGTTTAGGGCATGAGCACCTGAAGAACCAAATATCTACCCAACAAAAATAAGACCAGATATCTACATAAAGCAATACCACAAATGTCATAATTCCAGATGTTTATTCCCAACGCAAAGGAAAAAAGGTGGACAATCCAGACAGTATGTCTCTCCCAGAGGCCAGCAACTCCACTGTGGTATTCCCTGAGAAAATCAACTTATCTGAATCACcagacaatgacttcaaaatagcaattatgaatatgttcaaggcCTTTAAAAAGATGTGAATAGCTGggcaatgatggcacatgcctttaatctcagcacttagaggcagaggcaggcggatctctgaggttgaggccagcctggtctacagattgagttctaggacaggctccaatattggagaaattattttggccactccacgtagttaaaaggatatttatttaatggcgtaactcacaaattaagtgaaaggtaggtcgcagggtctggggaaggtgtatctcagtccagcggtgttctccggagctctgcacaatccaccttcaccgttcagcgtcccggcacagagaaaGCGCActgagagagcgctggcccatccagctctcgggtctccaggtgcctcccctggccccacctggtaggcgtgacagttgtcagagtctcaatgggggttggaacttccagatccaagctggaatggctacccactacactccaaagctacacagagaaaccctgtcttgaaaaaccaaagcatggtggtggtggtggtggggggggaagGATGTGAATAAATGCCCGAATGAAGACTGTGAGTGTACAAACAGTTGAATTAAAGGAGGAAAGCCAtttaagacatgaaagtagacGTTAGCagagaaatagaatcactaaagtaaaaccaaagtaaaataaaCTCAATGGAAACCTCAGATTAAAGCTTCAGCAACAGattaaaagacatggaagagagaatttctgaTTCTGAGGATAAAGTAGAAGAAACAGATCAGTAAGagaaaatgttaagtctaaaaaaaaaaattccaagcacaaaacatccaggaaatctggcacACTAGGAAAAGACAACTACAAAtaataggtatagaggaaggagaagaaaatcagaTTGACgacacaaaaaatattttaaacagaatcattttaaacaaaatcaaaaaaaaaaaaattgccagtcTAAAGAGATGCCCAGCAAGGGGGCAGGAGGCATAGAGAACACcgaatagacaagaccagaaaagaaagtccccgaGGCACGTACCGATCAAAACAATGTGCAGAACAAAGAAGGgatattaaaagttgcaagagAAAAAGACCTAAGCCACATATGAAGACAGGCCCATTAGAGTAGCCTTTTCAGTGGACTGTCTGAAAACAGAAAGGACCTGCGTGGATGTTCCACAAGCTCACAAAGACCACAGATACCAACCAAGACTATTACACCCAGAGAAACTACCAGTCACAaccaagggagaaagaaaaaaatttcatgataaaaacaaattcaaaccCTTTTTTTCATCAATCCAGTTCTGCAGAAGACACTAAAAGGTTAAAGAGAGGTTAAACACACCCAAGAAGAATTAATAATCCCAGAACAGTTCATccgaagaggaaagaaaagaaatgctaccacaacaaaataataggaattaatgAACACTGCTCAGTAATAACTGATAATGTTAATGGCATCAGTTCCCCTGAAAAGACACAAACTAGCCTTAGAAAACAGCATCCAGCTTTCTGAGGCATCCAAGAAACACCCATTACCAGTAGGAACAAACATTGCCTTAGAGTAAAACAATGGAAAGGGTGtcctaagaaaacagaaacaagaagcaagcaggtgtagctaGTGCAGTAACTATAAAatagtcttcaaaacaaaactaatcagaggaggtggggaaggaccCGGCATACTCCTAGaaggaaaaacccaccaagaaGATATcacaattttaaacatttatatgcCAAACAGAAGGGCACCCAagctcataaaagaaacattacattTAAAACCACATATTGAGCCTAACGTAGTGATGGTGGTTTCAGTATCCCACTTTTGCCAATGAACGGGGCATCCAGAcaaaagctagacagagaaacgcTGCAGTTAAACAATATCATACATTAGATGGAACTAATAgacattttctcttgttttgctttgttttttcgagacagggtttctctgtagttttggtgcctgtcctggatctcactctgtagaccaggctggcctcaaactcacagagatccacctgcctctgcctccagagtgctgggattaaaggtgtgcgccaccactgcccatccctaatagacatttacagaacattccacccaatgCTAATGAGTACACTTTATTCTCAGCAGaccatagaactttctccaaaactgaccacgtATTAGCAGACAAAGCAAGACTTGGCAGCTAGAGAAAACTGAAATAGCACCCTGCATCCTGTCTGACTACATAAATTAAAGGcagatatcaacaacagaaactgtCATAAGCTCACACACTCAGGTAACTAAACAACTCACGCTGAAAGAAAATTGGGTCAAGtaggaa belongs to Peromyscus maniculatus bairdii isolate BWxNUB_F1_BW_parent chromosome 12, HU_Pman_BW_mat_3.1, whole genome shotgun sequence and includes:
- the Adipoq gene encoding adiponectin gives rise to the protein MLLLWLQAVLLLLVLPNHAEVTTAEEPGVLVPPPKETCAGWMAGIPGHPGHNGTPGRDGRDGTPGEKGEKGDAGLLGPKGETGDVGVTGAEGPRGFPGIPGRKGEPGEGAYVYRSAFSVGLETGVTVPNVPIRFTKIFYNQQNHYDSSTGKFYCNIPGLYYFSYHITVYMKDVKVSLFKKDKAVLFTYDQYQEKNVDQASGSVLLHLEVGDQVWLQVYGDGDHSGLYADNVNDCTFTGFLLYHDTN